In Trichocoleus desertorum NBK24, the following are encoded in one genomic region:
- a CDS encoding MFS transporter yields MFQHMWVAQAAIPVESSTLAFLSGSQFFIALIAGVAMAFAFQLVLTNLSVAAGISGAADALDSDADGWGKKIRRVEAKVGTGTILIVNTALFTACFLAVKLTLIHESTLGAIVGVVIWSVYFLLLFWTSSRAVGSLLGAVGSTASSGLQGVAATMATALSGQAATSQIANTVEASVGAVRKELQSVLEPDRLRENLQDYVTKLQLPQADFKDISSQVLGLLENSNLQSVASSVTNATTDAATNLTATPDLLSLVQSATPEELKSGKLRERLTDLIGNGLLGNGQGNGGSQEKQGGSLRDRALQLGLGSLVSTLARRVDLSDLDIEKITEQLSSFQQKVGEQAGQAIGAVSQVRSFSPIRTDIENYLLNSPFWYLSPEGLDRGFREALYDPNADARAVRQQLEPINRSYFVEVLTRRDGITPEQVNDIADEVEVIRQEVLDTVRAAEAQERSQELRQQVETYLSSAPKEALSAERIQQDFTALLADPEASYETLGNRLLQFDRDTLMQMLMAGRQDLSQEEAEQIRSELMNVRDRFLNESEETWNQLQSQASGFRQQVESYLRETNPADFTPDAIQQTLQRLLNAPEAGSQALQTGLGQLNRDTLRQVLSQRQDINPEQVDQLLDQFESVRDRLLHAPQQLTEQARAQVDQLTNQIADYLRNTNLEELDPKGIQRDLQTLLNDPQTGAYVLRQRLSQVDRETLVKLVSQGSDLNEEQVNQTIDKAQEAIRQIVRAPQRLATRTRDRLRDFPTELSDYLRHTNREELNPEGIKRDLQLLIKQPRAGVEQLGDRLGQVDRETIVALLSEREDISEEDANRIVDQVLGQIQSVRDQVTQQAQKVQDRVQSLTSSVTDRVRTYLNALDQPELNYEGIQRDVRKLFDDPEAGFDALRDRLSHFDRETLVSILSSRKDISEEQANRIVDQIESARDNVLHRAERLQQEAEKQIKAVKHEAKEQAKEVQKTVATAAWWLFGTAITSVATAAIAGILASSGFNFPG; encoded by the coding sequence ATGTTTCAACATATGTGGGTTGCTCAAGCAGCTATCCCTGTAGAATCCTCAACTTTGGCATTCCTTTCAGGGTCTCAGTTTTTCATTGCCCTGATTGCTGGGGTCGCGATGGCGTTTGCCTTTCAGTTGGTGCTCACCAACCTCTCTGTCGCTGCTGGTATTTCCGGGGCCGCTGATGCCCTAGACAGCGATGCCGACGGATGGGGAAAGAAAATTCGTAGAGTAGAGGCCAAAGTCGGCACTGGCACAATCTTGATCGTCAATACGGCTCTCTTTACGGCCTGTTTTCTTGCGGTCAAGCTGACGCTCATTCACGAAAGCACTCTAGGTGCGATCGTCGGTGTAGTGATTTGGTCAGTTTATTTCTTACTATTGTTCTGGACGAGTTCCCGCGCCGTGGGTTCGTTGCTAGGTGCGGTGGGAAGTACTGCCAGCTCGGGTCTGCAAGGTGTGGCAGCAACAATGGCAACAGCCTTGAGTGGTCAAGCTGCGACCAGCCAAATTGCCAATACCGTAGAAGCTTCGGTTGGAGCAGTCAGAAAAGAACTGCAATCGGTATTAGAACCCGATCGCCTGCGCGAGAACTTGCAGGATTATGTCACCAAGCTGCAACTACCTCAAGCTGACTTCAAGGATATTTCCAGTCAGGTCTTGGGGCTACTAGAGAATTCCAATCTGCAATCGGTTGCTAGCTCCGTGACCAATGCCACAACTGATGCAGCTACCAATTTAACCGCTACGCCTGATCTCCTCAGCTTGGTGCAGTCTGCCACACCAGAGGAGTTAAAAAGCGGTAAGTTACGGGAACGCTTAACCGATTTGATTGGCAATGGATTACTAGGTAACGGACAAGGCAATGGAGGCAGTCAGGAGAAGCAGGGAGGCAGTTTACGCGATCGCGCCTTGCAACTGGGTCTGGGTTCGTTAGTCTCCACCTTGGCTCGACGGGTGGATCTCTCTGATCTCGATATTGAGAAGATCACAGAGCAATTGAGTTCCTTCCAACAGAAAGTAGGAGAGCAGGCGGGCCAAGCGATCGGTGCAGTTAGCCAAGTTCGTTCTTTCTCCCCCATCCGCACTGATATCGAAAATTATTTGCTCAATTCTCCTTTTTGGTATCTCAGCCCAGAAGGTCTCGATCGCGGATTCCGAGAAGCGCTTTACGACCCCAATGCGGATGCCAGAGCGGTGCGGCAGCAATTAGAGCCAATTAACCGCAGCTACTTTGTGGAGGTGCTGACTCGTCGAGATGGCATTACGCCAGAGCAAGTGAACGATATTGCCGATGAAGTAGAAGTGATTCGGCAGGAAGTTTTGGATACGGTGCGGGCAGCAGAAGCACAGGAGCGATCGCAGGAATTGCGACAACAGGTAGAAACTTACCTCAGTTCTGCTCCCAAAGAAGCTTTGAGCGCTGAGAGAATTCAGCAAGACTTTACCGCACTCCTAGCCGACCCTGAAGCCAGCTATGAAACTCTCGGCAATCGCTTACTCCAGTTCGATCGCGATACGTTGATGCAAATGCTGATGGCGGGACGACAGGACCTCAGCCAGGAGGAAGCAGAGCAGATTCGCAGCGAACTGATGAACGTGCGCGATCGCTTCCTGAATGAATCAGAAGAGACTTGGAATCAACTGCAAAGTCAAGCCTCTGGCTTTCGGCAACAGGTAGAATCCTATCTCCGCGAGACCAATCCTGCTGACTTCACGCCAGATGCGATCCAGCAAACCTTGCAAAGACTGCTGAATGCACCGGAAGCGGGCTCTCAAGCTCTGCAAACTGGGCTAGGCCAGCTAAATCGCGATACCTTGCGGCAGGTGTTGTCGCAACGCCAAGACATCAACCCAGAACAAGTCGATCAACTCCTGGATCAATTTGAATCTGTGCGCGATCGCCTACTCCACGCTCCCCAACAGCTCACCGAGCAAGCCAGAGCCCAGGTTGATCAACTGACGAACCAGATTGCAGACTATCTACGAAATACCAACCTAGAGGAACTCGACCCCAAAGGGATTCAGCGAGATCTGCAAACCCTCTTAAACGACCCCCAGACAGGTGCCTATGTTCTGCGCCAACGGCTCTCCCAGGTTGATCGAGAAACGTTGGTGAAATTGGTCAGCCAAGGCAGCGATCTAAATGAGGAGCAGGTCAATCAAACCATTGACAAAGCCCAGGAAGCAATCCGTCAAATTGTTCGGGCTCCCCAGCGCTTAGCCACCCGCACCCGCGATCGCCTGCGAGATTTTCCCACAGAACTGTCAGATTATCTACGCCACACGAATCGCGAGGAACTGAATCCTGAAGGGATCAAGCGTGATCTACAACTGTTGATCAAACAACCACGGGCAGGGGTAGAACAGTTAGGCGATCGCTTGGGTCAAGTCGATCGTGAGACCATCGTGGCGCTCTTATCGGAACGAGAAGACATCTCCGAGGAAGACGCTAACCGCATTGTGGATCAAGTGTTGGGCCAGATCCAATCAGTGCGAGACCAGGTGACGCAGCAAGCGCAGAAAGTCCAGGATCGGGTGCAATCTCTCACCAGCAGCGTGACCGATCGCGTCCGCACCTACCTCAACGCCTTAGATCAGCCAGAACTCAACTACGAAGGCATCCAAAGGGATGTGCGGAAACTATTCGATGACCCAGAAGCAGGATTCGATGCTTTGCGCGATCGCCTCAGCCACTTCGATCGCGAGACGCTGGTCTCTATCCTCAGTTCTCGCAAAGATATTTCTGAGGAGCAAGCCAACCGGATTGTGGATCAAATCGAGTCAGCCAGAGATAACGTGCTGCATCGAGCCGAACGACTACAACAGGAAGCGGAGAAGCAGATCAAAGCCGTGAAGCATGAAGCCAAGGAACAGGCAAAAGAAGTGCAGAAAACTGTAGCAACTGCTGCCTGGTGGTTGTTTGGGACTGCCATTACCTCTGTCGCCACTGCCGCGATCGCAGGTATCCTGGCCTCCAGTGGTTTTAACTTTCCAGGCTAG
- a CDS encoding chemotaxis protein CheB, with protein MSGHDIIVIGASAGGLKALSKIVTSLPDEFNAVIFIVQHIAPNAPSLLPRILSDISNFSVTHPQDGEEIQKGRIYIAPPDHHLLVSQGYMRIVRGPQENRFRPAIDALFRSAARAYGPRVVGVVLTGYLDDGTVGLQAVKKRGGVTVVQDPLEAEYSSMPNSALRYAKVDHCLKLTGIAELLVSLTKEPAAAEKAYPVTQEIEFESNIAEQQMNTQEFLDNVEKIGTRTTYSCPECNGSIWQIGNGDLLRFRCHVGHAFTADVFLSEQTQNIENALWSAVRALEEKVTLSRQIAKRMEKLHLYKAATKYEDNAQSIDEEVSTLRNLILNGFATKQNIVFKDEGLENL; from the coding sequence ATGTCTGGACATGACATCATTGTAATTGGGGCTTCGGCAGGTGGCCTTAAAGCACTCAGCAAAATTGTGACCAGCCTACCTGATGAATTCAATGCTGTCATCTTTATTGTTCAGCATATTGCACCTAATGCACCTAGTTTGCTGCCACGAATTCTTTCAGATATTAGTAACTTCTCGGTCACTCATCCTCAAGATGGCGAGGAAATTCAAAAAGGGCGAATTTACATCGCTCCGCCTGATCACCATTTGTTGGTTAGTCAAGGATACATGCGGATAGTGCGGGGACCGCAAGAGAATCGATTTAGACCCGCGATCGATGCCTTGTTTCGTTCCGCCGCTCGCGCCTATGGCCCTAGAGTGGTTGGGGTGGTGCTCACGGGCTATTTAGATGATGGCACTGTAGGTTTACAAGCAGTCAAAAAACGGGGTGGAGTGACAGTCGTACAAGACCCGCTGGAAGCAGAATATTCTAGCATGCCTAACAGTGCGCTGAGGTATGCCAAGGTAGACCACTGCCTAAAATTGACAGGGATTGCAGAGTTGTTGGTGTCTTTGACGAAAGAACCAGCGGCGGCGGAGAAAGCGTACCCGGTTACTCAAGAAATAGAATTTGAATCTAACATTGCTGAACAGCAGATGAATACCCAGGAGTTTCTGGACAATGTTGAGAAAATTGGAACTCGCACAACCTATAGCTGTCCTGAGTGTAACGGCAGTATCTGGCAGATCGGCAATGGGGATTTACTTCGGTTTCGTTGCCATGTAGGACATGCTTTTACGGCTGATGTCTTTTTATCTGAACAAACTCAGAATATAGAAAATGCTTTATGGTCGGCTGTGCGAGCGTTAGAAGAGAAAGTGACGCTCTCCCGCCAAATCGCCAAACGGATGGAAAAGCTACATTTATATAAAGCCGCAACGAAGTATGAAGACAACGCGCAAAGTATAGACGAGGAAGTGTCAACGTTACGGAACTTGATTCTCAATGGCTTTGCTACGAAACAAAATATAGTCTTTAAGGATGAAGGGCTAGAAAATCTGTAA
- a CDS encoding ATP-binding protein, translating to MNGDEFIEQIQDVQQRVAELEQNASQLPLPQKSRLTESLGKLTASLRDLQVAEEAIRLLLSAVQQSRDSIIITTADIDLPGPEIVYVNPAFTEMTGYTSEEVLGQSPRLLQGPDTDRELLNDLRQHLVEGEPFHGEAINYHKDGSEYYVEWNITPIRDAEQVMTHFVAIQRDISDRKRLDQEREQLLQQEQAARNEAEAANRTKDEFLAMLSHELRTPLTPILGWSKMLRTKRLPETKRQEALDAIEQNAKRQAQLVDDLLDLSRIVQGKLTLNLAAVPLNVPITAALETVRLSVEAKSIQVETRLNSLEGQVMGDAGRLQQVFWNLLANAIKFTPRNGQIRVELEQVEQYAQITVADTGLGIHPEFLPFVFNRFRQQDSSITRQFGGLGLGLSISQQLIEAHGGTITADSTGEGQGATFTVRLPLSPNSLSPNPLSPNASASTPATMPTHQHYHLSGTQVLVVDDEPFTLQFITFALEAAGATVTAVNSGKAALEVLSKSTVDVLVSDIGMQEMDGYALIRKLRSASLRNRDIPAIALTAYATEDNCQEALLAGFQQHLAKPIEPDALITAIALVLKPKTSTPARNS from the coding sequence GTGAACGGGGACGAGTTTATTGAACAGATTCAAGATGTGCAGCAGCGGGTGGCAGAACTGGAGCAGAATGCCAGCCAACTGCCATTACCGCAAAAAAGCCGCTTAACAGAGTCCTTAGGGAAGCTGACTGCATCATTACGAGATTTGCAAGTTGCTGAGGAAGCGATTCGGCTCTTGCTGTCTGCTGTACAGCAATCTAGGGACTCGATCATTATTACTACGGCAGATATAGATCTTCCAGGGCCAGAAATTGTCTATGTGAATCCAGCCTTCACTGAAATGACGGGCTATACGAGTGAAGAAGTTTTGGGCCAAAGTCCTCGTTTGCTACAAGGCCCAGACACCGATCGCGAATTGTTGAATGATTTACGACAGCATCTTGTGGAGGGGGAACCCTTTCATGGCGAGGCCATCAACTATCACAAGGATGGCAGTGAGTATTACGTCGAGTGGAACATCACCCCCATTCGCGATGCTGAGCAAGTGATGACTCATTTTGTCGCCATTCAGCGGGATATTAGCGATCGCAAGCGCCTAGACCAAGAACGAGAGCAGTTATTACAACAAGAGCAAGCCGCGCGGAATGAGGCAGAAGCCGCCAATCGTACCAAAGATGAGTTTTTGGCTATGCTCTCTCATGAACTGAGAACGCCGCTGACCCCAATTTTGGGCTGGTCTAAGATGCTGCGAACCAAGAGACTACCTGAGACTAAGCGACAAGAGGCGCTAGATGCGATTGAGCAGAACGCAAAACGCCAAGCTCAACTGGTAGACGATTTGCTGGATCTTTCCCGGATTGTTCAAGGTAAATTGACCCTGAATCTAGCTGCTGTACCGCTCAACGTCCCAATTACTGCTGCCTTAGAAACCGTTCGTTTGTCTGTCGAGGCAAAATCTATCCAGGTTGAGACAAGGCTGAACTCACTGGAAGGGCAAGTTATGGGGGATGCTGGCAGATTACAGCAAGTATTTTGGAATCTGCTTGCGAATGCCATCAAATTCACACCCCGCAATGGCCAGATTCGAGTAGAGCTAGAACAGGTTGAACAGTATGCTCAAATTACAGTGGCCGACACGGGTCTAGGAATTCATCCTGAGTTCTTACCGTTTGTGTTTAATCGGTTTCGTCAGCAAGACAGCTCGATTACGCGGCAATTTGGGGGTTTAGGATTAGGGCTTTCGATCTCCCAGCAACTGATAGAAGCACATGGCGGAACGATTACAGCCGATAGCACTGGAGAGGGCCAAGGGGCAACGTTTACTGTGCGACTTCCCCTAAGCCCCAATTCTCTGAGTCCCAATCCTCTCAGCCCTAATGCTTCTGCTTCTACACCTGCGACGATGCCGACCCATCAGCACTATCACTTGTCAGGAACCCAAGTACTGGTGGTGGATGATGAACCCTTTACCTTGCAATTCATTACCTTTGCTTTGGAAGCTGCTGGGGCAACCGTCACCGCTGTTAATTCTGGTAAAGCTGCCTTGGAAGTTTTGAGCAAGTCTACTGTGGATGTGTTGGTGAGCGATATTGGCATGCAAGAAATGGATGGCTATGCTTTAATTCGAAAGCTTCGCTCAGCTTCTCTGCGGAATCGGGATATCCCTGCGATCGCTCTCACTGCTTATGCCACCGAAGATAATTGCCAAGAAGCATTACTCGCTGGCTTTCAACAACATCTGGCTAAACCGATTGAGCCAGATGCTTTGATTACAGCGATCGCGCTAGTTTTGAAACCCAAAACGTCAACTCCCGCCCGGAATAGTTAG
- a CDS encoding glyoxalase-like domain protein produces the protein MVLALSVMPFLSQPLMGAFFPALPLDSLLSTQGIMVLLLAAYAGAMWMFLTSAPKVHTIMVSDLEFARQFYEGVLGLAAAEVPLHYYYNYEQTLGATSIDPLYMSPSLGGPATATRSVSGTDGLWYQLKKNTQVHVISGASFGQKDRQRHVCFDRDCLEQVLMRVQTRGIKHKIRREKPLNFLVKDWEGRVIELAEVSN, from the coding sequence ATGGTTCTAGCATTGAGTGTGATGCCTTTCCTATCTCAGCCTTTAATGGGAGCTTTTTTCCCAGCCTTGCCGTTAGACAGCCTCTTGTCAACGCAAGGAATTATGGTTTTGCTCTTGGCCGCTTATGCGGGTGCCATGTGGATGTTTCTCACCAGTGCCCCAAAAGTACACACCATCATGGTGTCTGACCTAGAGTTCGCTCGTCAGTTCTATGAAGGGGTGCTGGGGTTGGCGGCTGCCGAGGTGCCATTGCATTACTACTACAACTATGAGCAGACTTTGGGTGCGACCAGCATTGACCCGTTGTATATGTCCCCCAGTTTAGGTGGCCCAGCCACAGCTACCCGTAGCGTGAGTGGTACCGATGGCCTGTGGTACCAACTGAAGAAAAATACCCAGGTTCATGTCATTTCTGGGGCCAGTTTTGGTCAGAAAGATCGCCAACGTCACGTCTGCTTCGATCGCGACTGTTTAGAGCAAGTGCTGATGCGGGTACAAACGCGGGGCATCAAGCACAAAATCCGTCGCGAAAAACCGCTAAACTTTTTAGTCAAAGACTGGGAAGGCCGTGTGATTGAGCTGGCAGAGGTCTCAAACTAG
- a CDS encoding RNA polymerase sigma factor codes for MQIPTFPESNHPIVQSLFHHSDQELLTLFQRHPDSGRYFTAIFCRYSPIVYTLIRHSARSPVQADYLFAITWRHVFHELGGLDLRSSQLSNIENLTLQNWLINMTAFCINQAELPPVESVHYSLQGASPPLWCYIEQALDQLPPVLRLMILMAQTFHWSETRISAYLQAEGEAISPAEVKVRLQEGYKLLEEALPEDICEIYLGGNTKDRTDGFDFSSITLEPSVE; via the coding sequence GTGCAAATTCCTACGTTTCCTGAAAGCAATCATCCGATTGTCCAATCGCTCTTTCACCATAGCGATCAGGAGTTGTTGACGCTTTTTCAGCGCCATCCTGATTCGGGGCGATACTTTACGGCTATTTTTTGTCGCTACAGCCCGATTGTTTACACCTTGATTCGGCACTCGGCGCGATCGCCTGTGCAAGCTGACTATTTATTTGCCATCACCTGGCGGCACGTTTTTCATGAACTGGGCGGTCTAGATTTGCGATCGAGCCAGCTCTCGAACATTGAAAACCTGACATTGCAAAATTGGCTGATTAATATGACAGCCTTTTGCATCAACCAAGCCGAGTTGCCTCCGGTCGAATCGGTGCATTATTCTTTGCAAGGAGCTTCACCGCCCCTGTGGTGCTACATTGAGCAGGCGCTAGACCAGTTGCCGCCAGTACTACGGCTGATGATTTTGATGGCTCAGACCTTTCACTGGAGTGAAACTCGAATTTCGGCGTACTTGCAGGCGGAAGGGGAAGCGATTTCGCCCGCAGAAGTCAAAGTACGGTTGCAGGAAGGCTACAAGCTCCTAGAAGAGGCTCTCCCGGAAGATATTTGTGAAATTTATCTAGGTGGGAATACTAAGGATCGAACCGATGGGTTCGACTTCAGTTCAATCACACTGGAGCCTAGTGTTGAGTAG